From a region of the Gordonia sp. PP30 genome:
- a CDS encoding neocarzinostatin apoprotein domain-containing protein → MRPQSTPGLVRRLSLVLVAFLLGVLTVAAGPGPVAAEPAAGAALTVTPSTDLNATDTVTVSGRGFAKNTPLLVMETIALPNTGIPVAHSGRTRVTTDAQGGFSTTLSVRRSFARIDCGKTRCFVTTIPARARGADRSQIRSTPISFRTGTAPTLVVTPHTDLRAGTQVTVAGSGFAKGRALQVAQTVARPIAGRPVLHADPVTVTPDARGRFTTTLKVYPKIHDVNCLKVPCFIAAYPADPAAVAQRNDAWAPIAFDPSDTTMLAVDRPQILQSETAKIDITGAQPLDRYLIKVDGPDGLSAQPFVVADEHGNATVLLMSDFDQGLGSYRVHFTNERSGNVTEIGFTVGTNALFNPAEDSGTVTPEKLAVPTVQIQPLPANPADSGPTWNWVLIGILIAVTLVIFGVVGWFARD, encoded by the coding sequence ATGCGTCCGCAGTCCACCCCTGGGCTCGTTCGGCGGTTGTCCCTCGTGCTGGTGGCGTTCTTGCTGGGCGTGCTGACCGTCGCCGCCGGGCCCGGTCCGGTCGCCGCCGAGCCCGCCGCGGGCGCCGCGCTGACCGTGACACCGTCGACCGACCTGAACGCCACCGACACCGTGACGGTGTCCGGCCGCGGCTTCGCGAAGAACACTCCGCTGCTGGTCATGGAGACCATCGCGCTGCCCAACACGGGTATCCCGGTCGCCCACTCCGGCCGCACGCGGGTGACCACCGACGCCCAGGGCGGATTCTCGACCACGCTCTCGGTGCGCCGCAGCTTCGCGCGGATCGACTGCGGCAAGACCCGCTGCTTCGTCACGACCATCCCGGCTCGGGCCCGCGGCGCCGACCGCAGCCAGATCCGGTCGACGCCGATCTCCTTCCGCACCGGCACCGCTCCCACGCTGGTCGTCACCCCGCACACCGATCTGCGCGCGGGCACCCAGGTCACGGTCGCCGGCAGCGGGTTCGCCAAGGGCCGCGCACTGCAGGTGGCGCAGACCGTCGCCCGGCCGATCGCCGGACGGCCCGTGCTGCACGCCGACCCGGTCACGGTGACGCCGGATGCGCGCGGCCGGTTCACCACGACCCTCAAGGTCTATCCGAAGATCCACGACGTCAACTGCCTCAAGGTGCCCTGCTTCATCGCCGCCTACCCGGCCGATCCCGCCGCCGTCGCGCAGCGCAACGACGCGTGGGCACCGATCGCGTTCGATCCCTCGGACACGACGATGCTGGCCGTCGACCGGCCGCAGATCCTGCAGTCGGAGACCGCCAAGATCGACATCACCGGCGCGCAGCCGCTGGACCGCTACCTGATCAAGGTGGACGGCCCCGACGGGCTGAGCGCGCAGCCGTTCGTGGTGGCCGATGAGCACGGCAACGCCACGGTGCTGCTGATGTCCGACTTCGACCAGGGCCTGGGTTCCTACCGCGTGCACTTCACCAACGAGCGCTCGGGCAATGTGACCGAGATCGGGTTCACCGTCGGCACCAACGCCCTGTTCAATCCGGCCGAGGACAGTGGCACGGTGACGCCGGAGAAGCTCGCGGTTCCCACGGTGCAGATCCAGCCGCTGCCGGCGAACCCCGCCGATTCCGGGCCGACCTGGAACTGGGTCCTGATCGGAATCCTCATCGCCGTCACGCTGGTGATCTTCGGCGTCGTCGGCTGGTTCGCGCGCGACTGA
- a CDS encoding DUF1214 domain-containing protein: protein MNGRTLATGALGGFKKARLTWLRLRGQTPESVAEQRVVSGTSWDEFCDTLKAAGAAIVFPGTPADPLTQAEGYRYLSRLTRAGLEAFVEYGDVRAPVLRRMVHETAKMGSDNPDNYYMNASIDGGLEYLITGTRGTVDYLGFGTQAGDYGQGGQMPTTGYVEATELEIGDDGRFELVVSAREHPGNWLPMTPETGLLIVRQTFADRTTEVPAELSIELLDGAQAPAPLTCTQVDAGLGKASLLVAGASMLFAKWAKEFAGHANELPMFDPDRSLKAGGDPNIVYYHSYWRLAPDEALVIDAQVPDCEGWNFQLDNHWLESLDYRYHRIHVNKHTAEYRADGSVRIVVAHTDPGVPNWIETTGHECGAMSFRWIKAASHPQPRTRVVPVADVPGLP from the coding sequence ATGAACGGACGGACGCTGGCGACGGGTGCGCTCGGCGGATTCAAGAAAGCCCGGCTGACCTGGCTGCGGCTGCGCGGCCAGACCCCGGAGAGCGTCGCCGAGCAGCGGGTGGTCAGCGGGACGTCGTGGGACGAGTTCTGCGACACCCTGAAGGCGGCGGGCGCCGCGATCGTCTTCCCCGGCACCCCGGCCGATCCCCTCACCCAGGCCGAGGGCTACCGCTATCTGAGCCGGCTCACGCGCGCCGGGCTGGAGGCGTTCGTCGAATACGGCGACGTCCGGGCGCCGGTCCTGCGGCGGATGGTGCACGAGACCGCGAAGATGGGCTCGGACAACCCCGACAACTACTACATGAACGCCTCGATCGACGGCGGGCTGGAGTACCTGATCACCGGGACCCGCGGCACCGTCGACTACCTCGGTTTCGGCACGCAGGCGGGCGACTACGGCCAGGGCGGCCAGATGCCGACCACCGGCTACGTCGAGGCCACCGAACTGGAGATCGGCGACGACGGCCGGTTCGAGCTGGTCGTCAGCGCCCGCGAGCATCCCGGAAACTGGCTGCCGATGACGCCGGAGACCGGGTTGCTGATCGTGCGGCAGACCTTCGCCGACCGCACCACGGAGGTGCCGGCCGAGCTGTCCATCGAACTGCTCGACGGCGCGCAGGCACCGGCGCCGCTGACGTGCACGCAGGTCGACGCCGGTCTCGGCAAGGCGAGCCTGCTGGTCGCCGGGGCTTCGATGCTCTTCGCGAAGTGGGCGAAGGAGTTCGCCGGGCACGCCAACGAACTGCCGATGTTCGACCCGGACCGTTCGCTGAAGGCCGGCGGCGATCCGAACATCGTCTACTACCACTCCTACTGGCGGCTGGCGCCGGACGAAGCCCTGGTGATCGACGCGCAGGTGCCCGACTGCGAGGGCTGGAACTTCCAGCTCGACAATCACTGGCTGGAATCGCTCGACTACCGGTACCACCGGATCCACGTCAACAAGCACACCGCGGAGTACCGGGCCGACGGGAGCGTACGGATCGTCGTCGCCCACACCGATCCGGGAGTGCCCAACTGGATCGAGACCACCGGGCACGAGTGCGGCGCCATGAGTTTCCGGTGGATCAAGGCCGCCTCGCATCCGCAGCCGCGCACCCGGGTGGTGCCGGTGGCCGACGTGCCCGGTCTGCCGTGA
- a CDS encoding sulfotransferase, with protein MTFQPFQRRPIAALNAAGRLLARRGVTVDLGADALRRRATAATGLPWPDDPAVDEALDVLTSSIIDEAHLSFFGSLVIRARLHGLLTTRLRVAALVAAHPEITETPIEPPIVIAGLQRSGTTMLHRLIAADPDVRTVQSWEVVHLLPGKREKPGRPRLRIAQTRAAEWALRYLNPRFFAIHAVEADGPEEDVLLQEYSLLSQVPEAMLRVPSYARWLAGQDMHASYEYLKLLLQVLARQDHRPRWVLKTPAHLEHLDVLLDVFPDAVIVQTHRDPVRTTASFSSMLAHGHSMFSDEVDAEAVARHWLARNVDMVNRALDVRERRPEVFLDVRYDDLVADPMAQVARIYDAAGFPLTDEVRSEMAEHRESHAQHAHGVHRYSLAEFGLTEDEVSRAYARYRSYFPTTADPPAEPPRAPQGEG; from the coding sequence GTGACCTTCCAGCCGTTCCAGCGCCGTCCGATCGCCGCTCTCAACGCGGCGGGGCGGCTGCTGGCACGACGCGGCGTGACCGTCGACCTCGGCGCGGACGCGCTGCGGCGACGAGCCACCGCGGCGACCGGCCTGCCCTGGCCCGACGACCCCGCCGTCGATGAGGCGCTCGACGTGCTGACCTCGTCGATCATCGACGAGGCGCACCTGAGCTTCTTCGGTTCGCTGGTGATCCGGGCCCGGCTGCACGGGTTGCTCACCACCAGACTCCGGGTGGCCGCGCTGGTGGCCGCCCATCCGGAGATCACCGAGACCCCGATCGAACCACCGATCGTGATCGCCGGGCTGCAGCGCAGCGGCACGACGATGCTGCACCGGCTGATCGCCGCCGATCCGGACGTGCGCACCGTGCAGTCGTGGGAGGTGGTGCATCTGCTGCCCGGCAAACGCGAGAAGCCGGGCCGGCCGCGGCTGCGGATCGCGCAGACCCGCGCCGCCGAATGGGCGCTGCGGTACCTTAATCCGCGGTTCTTCGCGATCCACGCGGTGGAGGCCGACGGTCCCGAGGAGGACGTCCTACTGCAGGAGTATTCGCTGCTCTCGCAGGTCCCCGAAGCCATGCTGCGCGTGCCGTCGTACGCGCGGTGGCTCGCCGGGCAGGACATGCACGCGTCATACGAGTACCTGAAGCTGCTGCTCCAGGTACTCGCCCGGCAGGACCACCGGCCGCGCTGGGTGCTCAAGACCCCCGCGCATCTGGAACATCTCGACGTGCTGCTCGACGTGTTCCCGGACGCGGTGATCGTGCAGACGCATCGCGACCCGGTGCGCACCACGGCGTCGTTCTCGTCGATGCTGGCCCACGGACATTCGATGTTCTCCGACGAGGTCGACGCCGAGGCGGTGGCGCGGCACTGGCTCGCCCGGAACGTCGACATGGTGAACCGGGCGCTCGACGTCCGCGAGCGGCGGCCCGAGGTGTTCCTCGATGTGCGGTACGACGACCTCGTCGCCGACCCGATGGCCCAGGTCGCGCGGATCTACGACGCCGCGGGCTTCCCGCTGACCGACGAGGTGCGCTCCGAGATGGCCGAGCACCGGGAGTCGCACGCCCAACACGCGCACGGCGTGCACCGGTATTCGCTGGCGGAGTTCGGCCTCACCGAGGACGAGGTGTCGCGGGCGTACGCACGCTACCGGTCGTACTTCCCCACGACCGCCGATCCGCCGGCCGAGCCGCCCCGCGCCCCGCAGGGCGAGGGGTGA
- a CDS encoding SDR family NAD(P)-dependent oxidoreductase: protein MNLSELRGQRAIVTGATHGIGMATARALAGAGVRVTLAVRDAELGRQRAAEFGGDCIVEHLDLADLDSVRDFAGRIDGDVDHLINNAGMFPHRHDHTADGFEIAIGTNFLGPFALTTLLLPQVTRTIVCVASDAHKAATLDPGDLDLDRARWNPARAYGRSKLAVMLFGLELDRRLRAAGSPVRAMLTTPGWVATNISSKPGFGWAHRAVRGTAGLLANDEDAGAATTLYCLAEPIPPGSYVGVDGLWTLRGEPVLLGRSRTACDYALAGRLWARAEELTGVSSGL from the coding sequence ATGAACCTGAGCGAACTGCGGGGACAGCGGGCGATCGTGACCGGGGCGACGCACGGGATCGGGATGGCCACCGCGCGGGCACTCGCAGGGGCCGGGGTCCGGGTGACGCTCGCCGTGCGCGACGCCGAGCTCGGACGGCAGCGGGCCGCGGAGTTCGGGGGCGACTGCATCGTCGAGCACCTCGACCTCGCCGATCTCGACTCGGTGCGCGACTTCGCCGGGCGGATCGACGGCGACGTCGACCACCTGATCAACAACGCCGGAATGTTCCCGCACCGGCACGACCACACCGCCGACGGCTTCGAGATCGCGATCGGCACCAACTTCCTCGGCCCGTTCGCGCTCACCACACTGCTGCTCCCGCAGGTCACCCGGACGATCGTGTGCGTGGCATCCGACGCACACAAGGCGGCCACCCTCGACCCCGGCGACCTCGACCTCGACCGGGCCCGCTGGAATCCGGCCCGCGCGTACGGGCGATCGAAGCTCGCGGTGATGCTGTTCGGGCTGGAACTGGACCGGCGCCTGCGGGCGGCCGGGTCGCCGGTGCGGGCGATGCTCACGACCCCCGGCTGGGTGGCCACCAACATCTCCAGCAAACCCGGCTTCGGCTGGGCCCATCGCGCGGTGCGCGGCACGGCCGGACTCCTCGCGAACGACGAGGACGCGGGCGCCGCGACCACCCTCTACTGCCTCGCCGAGCCGATCCCGCCCGGCAGCTACGTCGGGGTCGACGGGTTGTGGACGCTGCGCGGCGAGCCGGTGCTCCTCGGCCGGTCGCGCACGGCGTGCGACTACGCGCTGGCCGGGCGGCTGTGGGCTCGGGCGGAGGAGTTGACGGGGGTGTCGTCCGGGCTCTGA